A section of the Sceloporus undulatus isolate JIND9_A2432 ecotype Alabama chromosome 3, SceUnd_v1.1, whole genome shotgun sequence genome encodes:
- the LOC121927323 gene encoding opsin-VA-like: protein MDGLRRERGNGSWLFNPSTSSTLVDPFLQPLDLIEPWNFHLISALMFVVTSLSLSENFTVILVTIKFKQLRQPLNYVIVNLSVADFLVSLIGGTISFSTNLKGYFYMGHWACVLEGFAVTFFGIVALWSLALLAFERYVVICRPMGNMRLRGKHAALGIAFVWIFSFIWTVPPIMGWSSYTTSKIGTTCEPNWYSGDYNDHTFIITFFTTCFILPLLVILVSYGKLMRKLRKVSDTQSRLGATRKPERQVTRMVVIMILAFLICWSPYAAFSVLVTACPSIELDPRLAAIPAFFSKTATVYNPVIYVFMNSQFRKCLVQLFRCSDQEIVDTNVNPVSEKATLTHTKHCEELSTVAAHVTVFNQRSEDEHSSCHSLTQLAISENKVCPV from the exons aTGGATGGACTGAGACGAGAACGTGGAAATGGATCTTGGCTTTTTAATCCTTCTACAAGCTCCACACTTGTGGACCCATTCTTACAACCCTTGGACTTGATTGAACCCTGGAACTTCCACCTGATCTCTGCCTTGATGTTTGTGGTGACTTCTCTGTCCTTGTCTGAAAACTTCACTGTCATCCTTGTTACTATTAAATTCAAACAGCTGAGGCAGCCTCTCAACTATGTCATTGTGAATCTCTCTGTGGCTGATTTCCTTGTCTCTTTGATTGGGGGCACAATTAGTTTTTCGACGAATCTGAAGGGTTATTTTTACATGGGCCACTGGGCGTGTGTGTTGGAAGGATTTGCAGTCACTTTCTTTG GAATAGTTGCCCTCTGGTCACTTGCCCTACTTGCATTTGAGCGCTACGTTGTGATTTGCCGACCCATGGGAAATATGCGCCTCAGGGGGAAACATGCTGCTCTGGGTATAGCCTTTGTGTGGATTTTCTCCTTTATCTGGACTGTCCCTCCTATAATGGGCTGGAGCAGCTATACCACCAGCAAGATTGGGACTACCTGTGAACCCAACTG GTATTCTGGAGACTACAATGATCATACTTTCATTATTACATTCTTTACTACCTGTTTCATCCTGCCATTATTGGTGATTTTGGTATCCTATGGAAAATTGATGCGGAAACTTAGAAAG gttTCAGACACCCAAAGCAGACTGGGTGCTACAAGAAAGCCTGAAAGACAAGTTACTAGGATGGTTGTTATTATGATCCTTGCGTTTTTAATCTGCTGGTCTCCATATGCAGCCTTTTCAGTCTTGGTCACTGCCTGCCCTTCTATTGAACTGGATCCTCGTCTTGCTGCAATCCCagctttcttttcaaaaacagctACAGTTTACAACCCAGTTATCTATGTCTTTATGAACAGCCAG TTCCGAAAGTGTCTGGTCCAGTTGTTCAGATGCAGCGATCAAGAGATTGTAGACACCAATGTGAATCCAGTTTCGGAGAAGGCAACACTAACCCACACCAAACACTGTGAGGAGCTGTCCACAGTAGCTGCCCATGTTACAGTTTTCAATCAAAGAAGTGAGGATGAACATAGCAGCTGCCATTCCCTTACTCAGCTGGCAATTTCAGAGAACAAAGTTTGTCCAGTGTGA